The nucleotide sequence AGTGCTGACGGTCGAGGTAGTTCGCGTCGGCTAGCCGGATAATGTGCCCCATGTAGGGATCTCGCTGCATCAGCTTCCTATTGCCGAGACGGACAGTTGTGTAACCAGCTTTTTTCTCCGCGCGGTCCCGCACCGCACACCAGTTGATGAGAACTATTACGCCAAGCCCGCCTAGCATCATCACCACGCCAAGTACGTTGACGTACCAGGTTTGGGGTACGCCTGATCGACTCAGGACGGCTAAAGCCCCGCAGGACCCAACCGTTATTGTTGTGAAACGGTATCGCCACCGCCACAAGATGAACGCGGTGGGTCCGTCGACCAACCCAGCTGCTATAGAAGTTTCCATCCCGTGATTCGTATTCCATTCGCAAAGGGCGACAGCCAGTTAGAAAGCAGCTGCCGGGCATGACCGAGAGGCCAGGCCAAAGGGGCGACCGACGGCCACAGGCGGCCGCAGGTAGAAGGGTCCGTCCTTAGAACGTCCATTCAAGCTGCAGTCTAATTGGCTACGGCCACCAGCCATTCGGTGTCCGCTAAACGATCCTTCACCGGGCAGGGCTATGCGCGCTTTCATAGGCGAAGATGCTAGATATGCACGATTCGATCCTTTTCATCCAGATGCAGCTGACCGCCAGGTTCGCGGCTGTCCCTACACCGCCGTTGCAGGGCGTGAAGGTGGGAGTCTCCAAGAACGTGCGGTCGCCAGATGTTCATCCCCTCAACGGGCTGAGGCATTCAGCCGCTGCTGGTACGAGTGGCTGGTTCATCTGGCGGGGTGAAGATCTCGGAACGGCGGATGACTTCTTCGATCCGTTGCACGTCGAGCATCTGACGACCTGGTGTCCTGAAGCCGTTCCCTATCTCGCTCTGCCCGCGGGGTGGCGATTCCTCTTGGCACCTGGCTACGAAGATGTCTGGTTTGACGAGTCGTTGTTGAATATTGAGGGAAGCTGACCCGGACGGCTCAATCTCACATTCGGGATTCGCCTGAGGTGCCGGGACTTGTTACGGGGAGACGGTGGCCGCAGTATGTCGAAGTGATGGAAGATGAGCTGTGAGTGCGCATGAAAGGGTTCAGTTCGACCTCGATGAGGACGAGCGTGAGGTACTGAGGCGAGGACTGACCGACTGGGCGGGGCCAGCGGCCCCCACGGAGGCCATGGCCTTGGCTATGGGCTTTCGTGACGTTGCTGATTTGATTGCCGAAGGCGATCGAATCGCTGGGTTCATTCGGGCCGGCCGACCCTTGACGAAGGCTGAATGGCGCCGGGCCCTGCTGGCAACCGAGATTGCTTTCGCTAGCAACACAGTTGGGGTTGGGCTGGACTGGTCTATCGTCACCGGCTATCAAGACGACGAAACCATAAGGATCCTCAGAGCGATCCAACGCAAGATGGGTGGCAGCAGAAACTGGCCCGAGAACGGGCCTTCAACGGACGAGTCTCCGGAAAGCGATTCAGAGTGGGCAAAGCCGCTCTTCCCTCCACCAGCCAGTTGGAGGGTGCCGGTGCGCCCACAGTTGGAGCCGACCGCGGTGCTGCTGCCAATGGGGGCGGGTGAGAATGCCACAGGGACGGGATCCGTCACGACGCGTCAACAGACCAAGCGGATAGCCGAGGGCTTGGCACTTGGTGTCCTGGCCTACGGCGTAAACCGACTGCCCAACGAAAGGCCTGCGTTCGAGACGGCTTTGAACAGTGCCTGGGAGTCGTGGCCCAGAGCGGGAGACTTCGCGAACGTACGCGTGCCAGAGGCCGGGCCGGAGATCTGGGCTGGCATGGAAAAGTCGGCAAGCCGACGCGGCGTTATCGCCGCATGGGCGGACCACTCCGTTCCGCACCTATTGCCCGCCTTTGCGGATATGCCGATCGCCGCCTGTCTAAATCAAATTGCCGACGAGCAAGCATCAGCAGACGATTGGATTTACCTTGGGTACCTGTTCGTAAAAGCCCTGTACCAAACAACTGTGACCGAGCCTCAAGGGTAGTCGTGTTGAGGCGGCCTCCCGCCCGTAAAAGGGATCGTCGTACGGACGTTGCCTACAGGGGCTGCTGCGTCTTCGCCGCTTCCGTTTTAGTTCTTCCAAGATCTCGACGAAATGCTGACGGTCGAGATAGTCCGCGCCGGCTAGCCTGATGGTGCGCCCCATATATGGATCTCGCTGCATGAATTTCCTGTAGCTAAGGCTGTCAGCAGTCTTTAGCAGGAAAGCGACTATATAGCTGACCAATAGTTTGCGTTTGGGTTCATTTCAGCCGCGAGCTCATCATATTCGGATGAATCCATGTCGAGGAAACCATCTTCACCCACGAAAAAGACCCCGCGAACGTATGCTTCGGCGAATGTTCGAAGCATATCTTCGATGGAGCGGAAAATGACCTTATGATCTGGTTCGTCGAACATGAAGTCATAGATGGGCTGCGTTTCTGAAGCTGAGCAGTCTAGGAAAGCGTAGCCGCCGGCACCGTCCGAGAGCAAAGGAAACCAGGCCGGGTTCTTGTTGAGAGTATTGACAAACTCGTCGTAGGTTGCAAGGGCTTCTTCCAGGCTAAGAAAGTAGTACCCGGGCATAATGTGCATGTCTCCCAGGACGGTCTCCTCGTCTGCATGAGTGCCGTTGTGCCAACTGTAGAGGGCAATCAATTCATCACTTACGTGCAAACCCCTCTGCCTCAGTGGATCCACAATAGCCTTAATGGAAGCCCCCGGATCATAAAGCGAGCGTGTAGGTCGCTTCAAGCGATGGGTGTACTCGTCGATGATTCTTGTCGACTGAGCTAATGATTTCGTCATGGTATAGACCTAACATAATAGCGATCGCCGTCTTGGATTTTGTTGGCGGCCTCGGAAGGGATAGCTGCCCCGCTGAGGGATCCCTTAGCGGGGCAGCGCTAGGGGGCAGGTGTCGGCGCCCAACACGCGACGTAATCACCGCCGGGCGAGCAAATAATCAGCAAGCCTCGGGATCCTCTGACTTGCCATGCCTCGTAAAGAGGGTGCGGCGAAACCGTCAGCGTCGCCTGGCCTAGGGCGAGACGTAATGTGCCATCTTTGCCGATCGCGGCTTCCGATACCGTCGTCAAGGTCAGGGGTGAGAGGACTCCCGCGGCCTCTTTCGTCAGTGGCTCGCCGGTCCACCGTATCTCGCCGGCTTCTACGGTGAATTCCGTCTCGATCGTGATCTCGAAGTCGTTTCCCAATTCAAGGTGGACCCCGTAGCCTATGCGGACCTGTACAAGTTGGTACCCGAGGACAGCTCGGATGAGGCCATTGGCAATTGTGATTTCCTGATCGTCTCCGCTTGCGCGGCTGACCCAGGTTTTGGCCCGGATAAACGGCCTGTCGTCGGTCATTTTGCCTCGCGTGATTGCTCGTTTGCGGAACGTCGTCTGCTGCCCGAGCAGGGCCCTTTAGGTTCCTCGGCGCAGGATAGCTAGCACGGTAGCAGGATTATGCCCTCCCGGAACACGCAGTAGTCCGGGCATCGATTTGTCCGGTTAAGGATCTCACCGGGTTACCGCATCGCCTAGGACGACTTTAGGGACATGGCACGATGAGAGCTGGGGAGTGCTTGCGCAAAGAACGGAGCTGAGACTTGGTAAAAACAGGATCCCGTAGTGGCTTGATTACTGGCAGAACTGCCTTTCAAGTGACACGGTGGCGCCACCGTGTCACGGGGTTTATTGCGCTGGATGGACTGTTAGGTCTCTATCTAAACAACTCTGGTGTCCCTCAGTCTTTTTTACCGATTTGGTGTTAGGTCTACTACTCCTTTCAGCGCTCCTACTGATCGTCCTCATCAACTGGGCAGGCTTCAGGGAAGATGCTGAAAGGAAGGCTGGTTACACAACCATCCGCCTTGGCAACAGGAAGTTGATGCAGCGAGATCCCTACATGGGGCGCATCATCCGGCTAGCTGGCGCGGACTATCTCGACCGCCAGCACTTCGCCGAGATCTTGGAAAGAACCCAAAGTCGAAGCGCAGAAGCAGCATGCCCTTTAGGACAGCGCCCCATAGGCTGGTGAATTACCGGTACGCGCTGGTTGCCCGGTAGAGAATCCCTTACCGTGCTGCCTGGGATTAGTCCTGGTAGCTTCGGATAAGCAGTGCGGCAGGCCCTTTCGTGTCCCTGGTCCCTATGGCGGAGGTAAACACTCGCTGGTTTGGATGCCATCAGTGACTCCAATTTAGGGCTCTGCGAGTGATGACAACGGGGCAGAGCAATTCAGTCATCCGACGCGACGATGACGTGAAGTATGTGGAGAACGCGATCAATCACGATGAACTCGTGGAAGCCGAGATTTCCGGTGACGAAGCCATAGTCATGTTCGGCTTCCCGTGAGGGGTTGCGTAGCTTCAGGACAGGGCCAGAGCCCAAGAGTGTAAAGATGGACTCCAGCCTTTGGATGACATCGGGAGGCTGGGAGTATTCCGGGTCCGTCCATTCTTGGTCCTTGGCCCAGGCATTTATCTCTGCTTTGGCTGCCTCGGCGGTCGATGGCTCGAACAGATCCGGGTGGATGGCACCAATCCTCCACCGCCCGTGGATTCCCCAGTCGCTGGGCTCTCTGCCGCCCCTGGAGGGAAAGGGAGAGGCATAATCGTGCTGGTACCCTGGGCTCTCGATCAGGCTCTCAAGAAGGGATCGGTCGTCCTGGTCCGGTTCGATGAGGAAACGCGTCAACTGGACCCACATAAAGGTCCCGGAATCGAGATGAACAATTTCATCTCCGACAAAAGGCAATGTCATGGTTCGAAGGTACTTAGGTTCGACCATAAACCCACGACGGCGCGCAAGTACGGATCGAGCTTCCTTCTGTCCGCAAGCCGATGGCTCACCACGTAACGAGGACCCAGTCCCCAGGTAGACCTCCATGGCTGAGAGCGTCCAGTGCAAAGCTACGGGCTTCTTCCGTGTCGGACCCTGTGTAGGACCACCAGGGCACCTCGACGAGCATTCCGTCACTTTGGTAGTCCCTGATATCCAGTCCGAGAACCAGCCGACCTGAGTCGGCAAGTGCTTCAATGGCGGCTGAAGCTTGGGACATCGGCCAACTCACTTCACCGTTAGGGTCGAACCGTGCTCCAGATTGAAGGTCTTCAGTAAGGAACGAGAGGTCCGGGAGAGCCATAACTGGATCATAAGACCCGTTACTCACTGAAGTGTCTGGACTGCCCGCAAGCCGGTCGTCCACCGGACGTGCCGGCGCTGCCCATCGGCTCTCTCCAAATCTGCGTTTCTCCGCCAAGGCCGGATTCCCGCAAACCCCGCCCGAATTTAATGCCCGGTGAAGGGGCCTTATACGCTACAGCCCAATCATGCCCATCGGTTATGCCCGCTGCTCGACCAGCAGTCAGGACCTCACCGCCCAGCGTCATGCTCTCCATGCCTTGGGAGTTGACGACGAGATGGTCCACGTCGACCACGGATTCACCGGCGCTAAACGAGACCGGCCCGGTCTGGAAAAGGCCGTGGCTGCGTGCCGCAACGGCGACACCTCCGTTGTCACCAAACTTGACCGGTTGGCAAGGTCCCTGCCGGACGCAAGGGATATTGCCGACGAACTCACGCGCAAGGGCGTAATCCTCAACATCGGAGGCAGTATCTACGATCCCCATGACCCGGTTGGAAAGCTGCTGTTCAACATCCTGGGCATGGTCGCGGAATTTGAATCCGCCCCTATTCGCGCCCGGAGCCCGTGAAGGCATTGCGGTGGCGAAGTCGAAGGGCAAGCTTCGGGGTCGACAGCCCAAGCTCTCCAAAAGGCAGGAGGCCCACCTCCTGAGCCTTCATCAGGGTGGAACACACGACAACGGAGATTGCTGAACTCTTCGGCGTCGCTCGCTCCACCGTCTACCGGGCCATCCAGCGCGCTGCGCCGACCACGCGATCGCTTCCCGGCAGTGAACGCACTGCCGGGAGCCTTCGTGCAGAGGACTCTCGACCAAAGTGTGACGCCTCGTGCAGGGGACTTTGGACACTCTGATTTCCATACCCGTCTGCACAAGTTCAGTACTTTCAGGGCAGCGTGTGCAGACGACTTCGGAAAACGACGCCGGCACTTAGTGGCCCTGGAAGGCCTCGGCCAGCCACCAGGAACCGCCGTCGGAGGCGATCTTGGCATCGATGACCAGCGGCCGGTCCTGCGTCCCGGCTTCGTAAGCAGCTATCCACGGGCGAACAGCTTCGAGGTCAGCTACGGTCCGCACTGTCACCCCTTCCGCACCGAATCCCCGGGCGATCGCGGCAATGTCGGTGGCCGGGAACACGACGCTGGACAACTCGGCTTCGGAGTGCCCTGAAGCGAAATGGTGCACCTCGGCTCCGTACGCAGCGTCGTTGTAGACGATGCACACAAGCGGCATCTTCAGTCTCGCCGCGGTCTCGAGTTCGCTGATACCCATGAGGAACCCGCCGTCTCCTGCACCCAGGACCGGCAGGCGGTGCGGCTGGGCCACGGCGGCGCCGATGGCCGTGTACAGGCCCAGTCCGATCGCCTGGAAAGCCTGCGTGAAGCAGAACCCGAACTCGTCCGGCACGGCAAGGTATTGGCTGGGGTAGCCCATGAAGTTGCCCGAATCGACCGCGACGATCCGCTCGGCAGGGAGCAGGGTGTCGAGTTCCCGGGTGAGGATGCGAGGATCGATGGAGGTTGCCGTGGACAGGTCCGCTGTGGAAACGTCCCGCCACCGTGAGCTCTGTTTGATGGCCAGGGCGTTGGCTTCGGTGCGGTACTTCCCAGCGGGCTCGGATTGCACGGTCCGCAGCGCCGTCAGGGCATCAGCAGCCGTCAGCGCCGAATCGCCCAGCACCCCCAGAGTGATGGGACGGTTGGCACCCAGGGCGGAGTCTTCGACGTCGACCTGGACCACCTTGGTGCCGGACGCAATGAGCCGCCCGTGCCGCATGGTCCACATGTTCAGTGCGCAGCCCCAGCCCACGATCAGGTCGGCGCCGCTGATGAACTCCGCCGTTGCGGGCGAAGAGAACCCCCCGGAAATGCCCAAGTTGTGCGCGTCGCCGTTGAACAGCCCGCTCGCCACCGCGGACGTCGCCACGAGGGCTCCGGCATGGCGCGCCAGCGCGAGGATTTCGTCCCTGGCGCCGCGCCCTCCGCGTCCGGCCACGAACACGGGTCGTTCAGCCGCGGAAATCAGTGCCACCAGTTGCTCAACGGCGCCAGCGTCGGGGCGCACCTTGGGCGGTTGAGGCACGACGGCGGCACCCACCTCGTCCGCTGCGGTGGCACTTTGGATGTCCAACGGCAAGCTCAGAACCACCGTGCGGCGCTCGTTCACAGCCGTCCGGAAAGCCCTGACCGTGTCAGCGACCGCCGTGGCCGGGGAGTGGATCCGCTCGGCTACAGCGCCGACGCTGCGGGCCAGGGCGTCCTGGTCGATCTTGAAGTTGGAGCGGATGGCTGCGGCCTGGGTGTCGGCGGTCAGAACGATCATGGGTGTCCGGCTTTTCGCGGCCTCCCCAATCCCGGTGATGGCGTTGCTCAGCCCGCAGCCTTGATGTGTGGTGACCACGCCCACCTTGCCCGACATCCGGGTGTAGGCGTCCGCCATGGTCGCCGCTCCACCCTCATGCCGGGCCGCGGTGAACGGGATGCCCTCGGCCGTGAGCGTTCCGGTGACATCGAAGTTTCCGGAGCCCACCACCCCGAAAACGTGTCCGACACCGAGCTTCGCCAAGGTCCTGCCGACCAGCGCGGAAACCCGAACCTGCCCGCTCATGCCTTCTCCACCGCGTCTTTTTCAACCAGCGCATACACGCGGCTGGGGCTTCCGGTGCCACCAACGATCGGCAGGGGAGCAACCACCAGCGTGGCACCGGTGATAGGAAGCCGGTCCACATTCCGCAGCGACGTGACGCCGTACTTGTCCGCCCCGAGCAGGAACGAGTGGACCGGGAACATCGGATCGAGGGTACCGGCCTGGCCGGCGTCGATGCCCACGGTTTCCACGCCGAAACCGCTGATCGAGGCGTTTCCGGCGAGCCACTTGGCACCTGCAGCAGAGACCCCGGGAGTGTGGGGTCCGGCGTCGTCCGCGTTGACGAAAGCCGCAGCGTCAGCGCCGCGGGCCGCCCAACCGGTCCGGAAGATGACCCAGCAGTTCTCCGGGAACGCGCCGTGCTCTTCCTGCCATTGCTCAAAATGCTCCGGTTCCAGGAGGAAATCAGGGTCCTGCGTCGCCTCGGCGGATTTGTCGATCACCACGAGGGGACCTACCAGGCGGTGCGGTTCGATCTGGTCCACGGACTTGCCGTCCTTGCCGGTGATCCAGTGCACCGGCGCGTCCAGGTGTGTTCCTGCGTGCTCGCCCACCGTGACGTCGTTCCAGGCCCAGGCGGGTCCGGCGTCGTCGAAATTGCTCACCGGCGAGACGGAGAGCCCCACCGTGTTCGCGAAAGGCTGCGGCAGGTTCAAAATGGGCGTCTCGGAGCTGAGGGGAGTGGTGAGGTCGATGATCTCCACCGAACCATTCGAAAGGGCTGCAGTGAGCCCGGCCAGAACAGACATTGTTCTCCTATCGCTTACGTGGTTTCAGTGCTTCTTGGATACGGGAAAATCGTGACGGCGGTGCGGTCAGTTTCTGCGCCACCAGGTGTCCGGAGCCGCCCGAAAGTCCAGGACCGGGGTGGGTTGAAGCCCCGAAGTGCCAGAGACCTTGGATGGCCGTGCGGTGTCCGGCGGCTTCCGGGAAAGGCCGCCACAGAAGGTTCTGGAAGAGCTCAGCCGAGCCGCCGTAGGGATCCCCGTTGACGGCATTGGGATTGGCCAAGGCAAGGTCCGTCGGTGCCAGGATGTCGGAGGCGAGGACACTCGCACGCGTCCCCGGAGCAAACTGTTCCAATCTGGCCAGGACCCGCTCCAGGTAGCCGGCTTTAAGTTCGCCACTCCACCCCTTGCTGACGTCCAGTTCGCCTGCGGCATCGCCCACAGGCGCGAACGGCACCTCCTGCAGCTGCAACCACAGCGTGGCCTTCCCCTCCGGTGCCCGCGACGGATCCAGCACGTATTGCTGCCCCACCACAACCGTTGGTTCGGCCGGCAGCAGTCCCGCTTCGGCCTGGGCGCAGGCAACTCCCGTGCTGTCCGAACCGTTGCTGAGGTGCACCAGCGGCACGGTGTTGAGCCGGGGATCGAGCCACTCAACGGGCTTGTCCAAGGCCAAGTGGATCTGCATGGCTCCGCGGCCGTTCTGGTACTTTTCAGCGGCCCGGGCAGCCGCGGGCGGGGGCTCGTGAAGCAAAGACGTGTAAAGGGCCTGCGGGGAGACGTTGGCCAGCACGGTGTCGGCAGAAACACTGCCCTGTGACGTCCGGACACCCGTGACCGCTGTGCCTGAAACCAGGACCTCCTCGGCTTCGGCACCGAGCATGATCCTGACGCCGTTGTCCCTCAGGAGCGACTCGAACGCCGCAACGAACCGCGATGCCCCGCCCTTCACGACGGGCAGCCCAAAACCGTGCATGCTCATGGCCATGACGGGCAGCATCACCCCTCCCGTGGCTTGGTCCGGTCCCAGCCCGGCGTGCAGGAGCCACGGCGACCACAACTGGTCCGTCTCCCAGCCGTCAAAGCGGCTGCGGACGTAGTTGCGGCCGCTCATCACGGAGTCCCGGATGAATGACTCGTTTGCGGCCAGCCGCCCACGCCGCACGGCACCAAAGGCGATCTTTGCCACCTCAGGAAAGGACCGCAGCTCGGCCCCGAAGGCCCCGAAAACCGTTCCGGCGTTCCGGCCCAGGTCATCGAGCATCGCCAGGTAAGCGGCCTGGTCCCGGGGCTCCTTGAATGCAGCGCTTGTCTCGGCTGGATCCCGGCGCGCAATGACTACGCGGTGCGCCCCCGTCGCCGGGTCCGCCGCTACGCTCGCCGTCACGGGCCCGGTGGTATTGCAATACTCGAGGCCCCGGGCGTGCAGTTCCTTGCCCAGCACTTCATAGGCGCCGCCGGACACAAACAGCGGATGCCAGGAGGAGAACGTGTCGTGGATGAAACCAGGCAAGGTCCGTTCGGAGGAGTCGATGAACCCACCCAGCCGGTCCGAGCGCTCGATGATGCACACGCGCTTTCCGTCCAGGGCAAGCTCGGCTGCCGCCACCAGGGAGTTGATTCCCGAGCCAATGATCGCGACCTCACAGGATTCGTCCATAACCGTTCCTTTCAAGAGTGCTCAGAAATCAGGGTGGCTGGCAGTGGCGTGGTACTTGCCGCCGTGGAACACCAGGGGAGCGCCGCCGTCGTGGTTGTAGCTTTCCACCTCACCCACATAGATGACGTGATCCCCGGCATCATGTCGCGAGACGGTCCGGCATTGGAAGGTCGCCACCGCGCCGTCCAGCAGCGGCACACCGGCGATGCCTTCCACGGTTTCCACTCCGGCGAACTTGTCCGTGGCCGGGGTAGCGAATTGGCGGGAAAGGACGTGCTGGTCGCTTGCCAGGATATTGATGGCAAAGTGTGTGGCTTCCTCGAAATCGCCCAGGCTGGGTGCCCGTTTGCTGGGGCACCACAGCACCAGCGGGGGATCCATGGAGACCGACGTGAAGGAGTTCGCTGTCATGCCCACCTTCCTGCCGTCCGCGGAAACGGTGGTGACCACTGTGACGCCGGTGGCGAATTGTCCCAGCGCGCTCCGGAAGTCACGGACGTCGAACGCCGAGGTGTCTTCTTCCTTCCTGGCCTGCATGAAGTCAGCAGCAGCGGTGGGATCAAACCACCACGGGTAGGACGTTCGGGGGTCGTCGAAACCGTTCACGATGCTCGCCGCCAACGCGGGATGTTCAGCGGCTTCGCTGAGCAGCGTTTTCTGGTGGTCCCGGCGCGGTTTCAGGAGATCGTTGGTCCATTCAACGGCCCACTGCCCCCAGCCCCGCCAGAATTCGTCGAAAGTGCGCTCCATCCAGTGGCGATCGAATGGTTGCTGGCCACGGCGGACGATCGAGTCCAGGTAGTACTTTGCAGCCAGGGTTGCATTGTTGGAGCCCTGCCCGGTGAGGGGATCGTTGAGGACCACGGCATCACCCAGCCCGAACACCAGCTTTCCGTTGCCGAGTTCCCCGACGGCGGACCTCACCGTAGGCGTGATGCGTCCCAGAAGCGTGGCGCCGTCATCCGTCAGTTCGGCTCCGGCGAAGTTCCCGGCTTCGTGCGGAAAATGCTCGCGCAGGATCGCCAGCGACCGCTCAAGCTGCTCCTCAGGACTTCCGACGTCGGTCCACCGGTCCATGGGGCCACCCACCACGCCCTCGAACACCATCATGCGGCACGGGCCGGAGACGGTCAGGCCCGGGAAGGTGAAAAACTCGCCGACGCCGGGGGCCATGGACATGCGGATGGCGTCACCCACTGCGCCGTCACCCACAGCGCCGTCACCCACTGCGCCGTGACCTACAGCGCCGGCGGCAGCACCGGCGTCGGGCTTGACGTAGTTCAGCGCAAGGACGCGCTGCGGGCGGTCGAAAGGCGACTTTGCCTTGTCCCGCGGGAAGATCTGCCCGATTTCGCCTTTGCCCGTGCTCACAATGACCAGCTCGTAGTCGCGGGCGAGTTCCTCGAGCATGCGCGGGGTGACCTTCTCGATGCGGAAATCGCCACCGGCAGCGACGAACGTCTCGATCCACAGGGCGCTTTTGATCCGTTGGTCGATGGAGCGGGCAGTCCCGTCCAAGGGAGCTGCCCATTCGATGGGTTCTTCCGCGTCCACCCGGAGCTGGATGGAGGTGATGGCCGGGACTGCTCCGGATTCGTAGTATTCGGTGAGGGCGGTCCCCATCTGTGCCTCGGCATCCAGGGCCGTGGAGAACATGCACTGGCTGGACATGACTTTCCCGGTGCGGATCTGGGCTGCGGAACGGTCGGACAGCAGTGTCACTGCGTAGCCTTCCCGTTGCAGGCCCAGGGCCAGTTGGGCACCGGATTCGCCGGCGCCCACGATTGCTATCTTTCGCATGATGGGTCCTTTTTAGCTTGTCTGTGCCAAAAAACGTGGCTAGGAGACTTTGGCTGCGGAAAGGCGTGCCAAGTAGCCGGCTGCCTTGTCGGGAGACATGAACCACTCCTGGAATTCCGGCGGATGGTTGAAGCCGTTGGCGAACCTGCGGGCGATGTCCGGCTCGCTGTTGGCGGCGCCCAGGAGTTCAAGGACGTGGGGCGGCGGCGGGGCCAGGAGGGCATTGGTCCAGTGTGCAACGTGCTGTGCGTAATCCCAATAGCGCTCGAATGTGGCCTGCATGAACTCAGCGCCGAACGGCTGTTCGCCGTGCCGGATGATGCTGTCCAGGTAGGACGCCGCGCACTTGCTGGCGTTGTTGGAACCTTGGCCGGTGATGGGATCGTTCAACACCACGACGTCGGCCAGGCCCAGTACCTGCCGGCCGCTCGGCAACGTGGCGATCGGGTGGCGGACAGTGGGCGCAAACCTGCCCTGGAGGACGCCGTTGGGGTCGGTGAGTTCCACATCCGTTGCCCGCTCGGCTTCCCATGGCAGGAAGGTCTTGAGGATGTTCGTGGAATTCTCCAGATGTTCCTCCGGGGAGAGGCCCTTCCAGGTGTCCATGGGACCGCCGGGCACGCCCTCGAAGACCATGATTTCGCAGGGGCCGCTGGTGGTGAGTGCGGGGAACACGAAGTATTCGCCGACGCCGGGGATGAGGTTGAAAGAAACCGCAGAGTACTCTTCGCGGGGCTTGAGGCCCTTCACGTAGGTCAGCGCCAGGGCACGCTGCGGGGCGTCGTAGGTGCTCCGTTCGGCGTCGCGGG is from Paenarthrobacter nicotinovorans and encodes:
- a CDS encoding styrene monooxygenase/indole monooxygenase family protein translates to MTQRHITIVGAGQSGLQLGIGLLDAGYSVTTISNRTPEEIRDGKVASSQCIFHNALEHERALGLDFWPDAPTVDGISFTIPHPELPGEKAISWASRLDNHAKSIDQRVKFPRFMEEFTARGGELVFEDAGVAELEKYAQNSDLVIVAAGKGDIAQLFTRDAERSTYDAPQRALALTYVKGLKPREEYSAVSFNLIPGVGEYFVFPALTTSGPCEIMVFEGVPGGPMDTWKGLSPEEHLENSTNILKTFLPWEAERATDVELTDPNGVLQGRFAPTVRHPIATLPSGRQVLGLADVVVLNDPITGQGSNNASKCAASYLDSIIRHGEQPFGAEFMQATFERYWDYAQHVAHWTNALLAPPPPHVLELLGAANSEPDIARRFANGFNHPPEFQEWFMSPDKAAGYLARLSAAKVS
- a CDS encoding DUF6188 family protein; translated protein: MTDDRPFIRAKTWVSRASGDDQEITIANGLIRAVLGYQLVQVRIGYGVHLELGNDFEITIETEFTVEAGEIRWTGEPLTKEAAGVLSPLTLTTVSEAAIGKDGTLRLALGQATLTVSPHPLYEAWQVRGSRGLLIICSPGGDYVACWAPTPAP
- a CDS encoding immunity protein Imm33 domain-containing protein, yielding MHDSILFIQMQLTARFAAVPTPPLQGVKVGVSKNVRSPDVHPLNGLRHSAAAGTSGWFIWRGEDLGTADDFFDPLHVEHLTTWCPEAVPYLALPAGWRFLLAPGYEDVWFDESLLNIEGS
- a CDS encoding cyclase family protein — translated: MSVLAGLTAALSNGSVEIIDLTTPLSSETPILNLPQPFANTVGLSVSPVSNFDDAGPAWAWNDVTVGEHAGTHLDAPVHWITGKDGKSVDQIEPHRLVGPLVVIDKSAEATQDPDFLLEPEHFEQWQEEHGAFPENCWVIFRTGWAARGADAAAFVNADDAGPHTPGVSAAGAKWLAGNASISGFGVETVGIDAGQAGTLDPMFPVHSFLLGADKYGVTSLRNVDRLPITGATLVVAPLPIVGGTGSPSRVYALVEKDAVEKA
- a CDS encoding flavin reductase — translated: MRKIAIVGAGESGAQLALGLQREGYAVTLLSDRSAAQIRTGKVMSSQCMFSTALDAEAQMGTALTEYYESGAVPAITSIQLRVDAEEPIEWAAPLDGTARSIDQRIKSALWIETFVAAGGDFRIEKVTPRMLEELARDYELVIVSTGKGEIGQIFPRDKAKSPFDRPQRVLALNYVKPDAGAAAGAVGHGAVGDGAVGDGAVGDAIRMSMAPGVGEFFTFPGLTVSGPCRMMVFEGVVGGPMDRWTDVGSPEEQLERSLAILREHFPHEAGNFAGAELTDDGATLLGRITPTVRSAVGELGNGKLVFGLGDAVVLNDPLTGQGSNNATLAAKYYLDSIVRRGQQPFDRHWMERTFDEFWRGWGQWAVEWTNDLLKPRRDHQKTLLSEAAEHPALAASIVNGFDDPRTSYPWWFDPTAAADFMQARKEEDTSAFDVRDFRSALGQFATGVTVVTTVSADGRKVGMTANSFTSVSMDPPLVLWCPSKRAPSLGDFEEATHFAINILASDQHVLSRQFATPATDKFAGVETVEGIAGVPLLDGAVATFQCRTVSRHDAGDHVIYVGEVESYNHDGGAPLVFHGGKYHATASHPDF
- a CDS encoding phytoene desaturase family protein, with the protein product MDESCEVAIIGSGINSLVAAAELALDGKRVCIIERSDRLGGFIDSSERTLPGFIHDTFSSWHPLFVSGGAYEVLGKELHARGLEYCNTTGPVTASVAADPATGAHRVVIARRDPAETSAAFKEPRDQAAYLAMLDDLGRNAGTVFGAFGAELRSFPEVAKIAFGAVRRGRLAANESFIRDSVMSGRNYVRSRFDGWETDQLWSPWLLHAGLGPDQATGGVMLPVMAMSMHGFGLPVVKGGASRFVAAFESLLRDNGVRIMLGAEAEEVLVSGTAVTGVRTSQGSVSADTVLANVSPQALYTSLLHEPPPAAARAAEKYQNGRGAMQIHLALDKPVEWLDPRLNTVPLVHLSNGSDSTGVACAQAEAGLLPAEPTVVVGQQYVLDPSRAPEGKATLWLQLQEVPFAPVGDAAGELDVSKGWSGELKAGYLERVLARLEQFAPGTRASVLASDILAPTDLALANPNAVNGDPYGGSAELFQNLLWRPFPEAAGHRTAIQGLWHFGASTHPGPGLSGGSGHLVAQKLTAPPSRFSRIQEALKPRKR
- a CDS encoding thiamine pyrophosphate-binding protein — encoded protein: MSGQVRVSALVGRTLAKLGVGHVFGVVGSGNFDVTGTLTAEGIPFTAARHEGGAATMADAYTRMSGKVGVVTTHQGCGLSNAITGIGEAAKSRTPMIVLTADTQAAAIRSNFKIDQDALARSVGAVAERIHSPATAVADTVRAFRTAVNERRTVVLSLPLDIQSATAADEVGAAVVPQPPKVRPDAGAVEQLVALISAAERPVFVAGRGGRGARDEILALARHAGALVATSAVASGLFNGDAHNLGISGGFSSPATAEFISGADLIVGWGCALNMWTMRHGRLIASGTKVVQVDVEDSALGANRPITLGVLGDSALTAADALTALRTVQSEPAGKYRTEANALAIKQSSRWRDVSTADLSTATSIDPRILTRELDTLLPAERIVAVDSGNFMGYPSQYLAVPDEFGFCFTQAFQAIGLGLYTAIGAAVAQPHRLPVLGAGDGGFLMGISELETAARLKMPLVCIVYNDAAYGAEVHHFASGHSEAELSSVVFPATDIAAIARGFGAEGVTVRTVADLEAVRPWIAAYEAGTQDRPLVIDAKIASDGGSWWLAEAFQGH
- a CDS encoding SMI1/KNR4 family protein translates to MTKSLAQSTRIIDEYTHRLKRPTRSLYDPGASIKAIVDPLRQRGLHVSDELIALYSWHNGTHADEETVLGDMHIMPGYYFLSLEEALATYDEFVNTLNKNPAWFPLLSDGAGGYAFLDCSASETQPIYDFMFDEPDHKVIFRSIEDMLRTFAEAYVRGVFFVGEDGFLDMDSSEYDELAAEMNPNANYWSAI